Proteins co-encoded in one Pseudophryne corroboree isolate aPseCor3 chromosome 1, aPseCor3.hap2, whole genome shotgun sequence genomic window:
- the SERPIND1 gene encoding heparin cofactor 2, producing MNLLHLATSILLISSALCGVKDLHDHFDSRAEVGARGISPQNTKTLQDDTVTNDLIPDEEDEEDYIDFDQIIGEDYTETIDALTVKNVEKTQGNIYELFPGKTRIQRLNIINAKFGFDLYRTIRENINTTENILLAPVGVSTAMATISMGTKGQTQSQIFSMLGFKEFINASSKYDTTTIHTVFRKLTHRLNRRDFGYTLRSVNDLYIQKNFSIREDFKSSLKNYYFAEAQVGDFEEKAFVNQINQRTQKLTKGLIKEAISNLSPGLLMFIVNCIYFKGTWESKFPVENTHIANFRVSEKEVVKVHMMRTKGNFMVGVDYDLECDLLQLPYVGNMSMLIAVPHKLSGMKLLEKQLSPQLVEKWQKTMNNRAREIHLPRFKLEKKYNLKEVISTMGAKDIFTTKADFSGITDEGINIGQFQQQGSITVNEEGTQAATVTGAKFMPLSTQTRITVDRPFLFFIYELRTDCLIFCGKVANPNIS from the exons ATGAATCTTCTACACCTTGCTACGAGTATACTGCTCATTTCATCAGCATTATGTGGAGTCAAAGACCTGCATGACCATTTTGATAGTAGGGCTGAAGTAGGAGCGCGCGGGATTTCTCCACAAAATACAAAGACTCTCCAGGATGACACAGTGACCAATGACCTTATTCCTGATGAAGAAGATGAGGAAGACTATATAGATTTTGATCAAATAATTGGCGAAGACTATACTGAGACCATTGATGCTCTTACAGTAAAGAATGTAGAAAAAACACAAGGGAATATATATGAACTATTCCCTGGGAAAACCAGGATTCAAAGGCTCAACATAATTAATGCCAAATTTGGCTTTGATCTTTATCGGACAATAAGAGAAAACATTAATACAACTGAAAATATTCTGCTGGCACCGGTTGGAGTCTCCACAGCGATGGCCACAATTTCAATGGGAACAAAAGGGCAAACTCAGAGTCAAATTTTCTCTATGTTAGGCTTCAAAGAATTTATCAATGCCAGCTCAAAGTACGACACCACCACCATCCACACTGTCTTccggaaattaactcacagactcAACCGCAGAGATTTTGGTTATACCTTGAGATCAGTCAATGACTTATACATACAAAAAAATTTCTCCATTAGAGAGGACTTTAAGAGTAGCTTGAAAAACTACTACTTTGCAGAAGCTCAGGTGGGCGATTTTGAAGAAAAAGCTTTTGTAAACCAGATAAACCAAAGGACCCAGAAGCTTACCAAGGGCCTGATAAAGGAAGCAATTTCAAACCTGAGCCCCGGACTACTAATGTTTATCGTGAACTGCATCTATTTCAAAG ggACTTGGGAGAGTAAGTTTCCAGTAGAGAATACCCATATTGCAAATTTTCGTGTAAGTGAGAAAGAAGTGGTGAAAGTACACATGATGAGGACCAAGGGAAACTTCATGGTTGGTGTGGACTATGACCTGGAGTGTGATCTCCTACAGTTGCCATACGTAGGCAACATGAGCATGCTAATAGCTGTGCCACATAAACTGTCTGGTATGAAGCTCCTTGAGAAGCAGCTCAGTCCACAGCTGGTGGAAAAATGGCAGAAGACCATGAATAACAG GGCAAGAGAAATTCACCTACCCCGCTTCAAGCTGGAAAAGAAATATAATTTGAAGGAAGTAATTAGCACCATGGGAGCAAAGGACATATTTACCACTAAAGCAGATTTCTCAGGCATCACCGATGAGGGAATAAACATTGGCCAG TTTCAGCAACAAGGCAGCATCACTGTGAATGAAGAAGGAACTCAGGCCGCGACGGTCACTGGAGCCAAATTCATGCCGCTATCTACTCAGACACGCATTACGGTGGACCGTCCTTTCCTATTTTTCATCTATGAACTTCGCACGGATTGCCTCATTTTTTGCGGAAAAGTTGCGAACCCCAACATATCATGA